From Acidothermus cellulolyticus 11B, a single genomic window includes:
- a CDS encoding ABC transporter ATP-binding protein, which produces MAAVSFRDVTKVYAPQPRWMRLFSRTPIREPVAALRGVTFDVRFGEILAVVGPNGAGKTTMFRIVVGLTTPTSGNVSVAGLDTLRAIDDIRQLVGWMSAEERSLLMRATCRENLQLHGRLQGLRPPLLPRRIDTVLEMVGLAAQRDAIAASLSAGMKARLRLARALLPLPRVLLLDEPTGALDPLAAKSLLDLVTELVRQENLAVLLSSHRLEEIDALRSNAVLMDRGRIRFSGSLDDLRERIDVPTVEIRFDHESTARQAEKQLMASGNTVDRDGRDVYVRLTVRTAVGDVLATLGSLLPRVHRIGEVTTPLRDVIASAYEDDNDESR; this is translated from the coding sequence GTGGCGGCTGTCTCATTCCGCGACGTGACCAAAGTGTATGCACCGCAACCGCGTTGGATGCGCCTGTTCTCGCGCACGCCCATTCGGGAGCCGGTCGCAGCGCTGCGCGGAGTCACGTTTGACGTCCGTTTCGGAGAGATACTCGCCGTCGTAGGTCCGAACGGCGCGGGCAAAACGACGATGTTCCGCATTGTCGTCGGCCTGACCACACCGACGTCGGGCAACGTGTCGGTCGCGGGTCTCGACACGCTGCGGGCGATTGACGATATCCGCCAACTTGTCGGTTGGATGTCCGCGGAGGAACGGAGCCTCCTCATGCGGGCGACCTGCCGGGAGAATTTGCAGCTTCACGGACGGCTTCAGGGGCTCCGACCTCCGTTGTTGCCGCGACGCATCGACACGGTGCTCGAAATGGTTGGTCTTGCCGCCCAGCGCGATGCGATCGCCGCCAGCCTTTCGGCCGGGATGAAGGCACGCCTGCGGCTCGCGCGCGCGCTGCTACCCTTGCCGCGGGTGCTGCTTCTCGACGAACCGACGGGCGCGCTTGATCCGCTGGCCGCAAAGAGCCTCCTCGACCTGGTGACGGAACTGGTCCGGCAGGAGAACCTGGCCGTGCTTCTCTCCTCCCATCGCCTGGAAGAGATTGATGCATTGCGCTCAAATGCCGTGCTCATGGATCGCGGCCGCATTCGCTTCTCCGGCAGCCTGGATGATCTCCGCGAGCGCATCGACGTCCCTACCGTGGAGATTCGTTTCGACCACGAGTCGACCGCGCGACAGGCCGAGAAGCAATTGATGGCGAGCGGCAACACGGTCGATCGTGACGGTAGGGACGTTTATGTCCGGCTTACCGTCCGGACTGCGGTCGGCGACGTGTTAGCGACTCTCGGGTCCCTTCTTCCGCGCGTTCACCGGATCGGTGAAGTCACCACTCCGCTGCGCGACGTTATTGCGAGTGCGTACGAGGATGACAACGATGAATCTCGTTGA
- a CDS encoding glycosyltransferase family 2 protein, protein MSGTRRQRTGLPTVTVLVPCYNYGRYLPRCVKSILSQDGVDVDVLVIDDASTDDSAEVAEQLANSDPRVRLMRHAINLGHIATYNEGISVLRGKYFALVSADDFLAPGSLSRAVDVLESDDGIAMVYGRVAICRHVDPDDCVHRERRSRIRAVTMDGTAWIEKICRLGWDPIASPEVVVRSEVQRRVGGYSAHLPHSADFEMWLRVATQGSIVQLVGPPQAYYRVHSASMARTTYGQKIADLRQRQAALESFFAAWSARPPESDEWHRAARRHLASVAISHACDIIVFGLPEDVDEYLAFVMSLGVEYTTLADWRRYRALRRDSGSRSARAAVRAGYVTARCHLRKWYHALGRPLERWL, encoded by the coding sequence GTGAGCGGGACGCGGCGGCAGCGGACTGGTCTGCCGACTGTGACGGTATTGGTCCCCTGCTACAACTACGGCCGGTATCTCCCGCGCTGTGTGAAAAGCATCCTGAGTCAGGACGGCGTAGATGTCGATGTGCTCGTCATCGATGACGCGTCGACGGATGACAGTGCCGAGGTCGCCGAGCAACTCGCCAACTCCGACCCCCGAGTGCGCCTTATGCGACACGCTATCAATCTGGGGCACATCGCAACGTACAACGAAGGCATCAGCGTCTTGCGAGGAAAATACTTCGCACTTGTTTCCGCCGACGATTTTCTCGCTCCTGGCAGCCTTAGCCGAGCTGTAGACGTTCTGGAAAGCGACGACGGTATCGCGATGGTCTACGGACGGGTCGCCATTTGCCGCCACGTGGACCCGGACGATTGCGTGCACCGAGAGCGCCGATCACGGATTCGTGCGGTAACGATGGACGGCACCGCGTGGATCGAGAAGATCTGCCGCCTCGGCTGGGATCCGATCGCATCGCCGGAGGTCGTCGTCCGCTCGGAGGTTCAGCGACGCGTCGGTGGATACAGTGCACACCTGCCGCATAGTGCAGATTTTGAGATGTGGCTGCGGGTCGCCACACAGGGCAGCATTGTCCAATTGGTTGGACCCCCACAAGCCTATTATCGCGTGCATTCCGCCAGTATGGCGCGGACGACGTACGGCCAGAAGATCGCCGATCTCAGGCAGCGGCAGGCGGCGCTTGAGTCTTTTTTCGCCGCCTGGTCGGCGCGACCGCCCGAAAGTGACGAGTGGCACCGAGCGGCGCGCCGTCATCTGGCAAGCGTGGCGATCAGTCACGCCTGCGACATCATTGTTTTTGGTCTCCCGGAGGATGTTGACGAGTATCTTGCGTTTGTCATGAGTCTGGGCGTCGAATACACCACGCTGGCCGATTGGCGACGCTACCGCGCCCTGAGGCGTGATTCCGGTTCGCGCTCGGCCCGTGCGGCAGTGCGTGCCGGGTACGTGACTGCCCGGTGCCACCTTCGGAAGTGGTATCACGCGCTGGGGCGTCCTCTCGAGCGATGGCTATGA
- a CDS encoding DUF4082 domain-containing protein, translating to MMARITTRSLHVARVFAAAALAAGGLLAAQPAASAATSPCGPGSNPIVCENSKPGTPESVWDVTGVGDPTIQGFATDMSVNIGQTEYFKISTDASAYTIDIYRLGWYGGDGARKIASITPSAALPQNQPACITDPATQLVDCGDWAVSASWTVPTTAVSGVYLAVLTRTDTGGQSQIPFVVRDDSSHSDIVFQTSDTTWEAYNTYGGADFYTGSNGRAYKISYNRPFSTRGDNDGRDYLFSNEYPMIRFLERNGYDVSYISGVDTARNGSLLLNHRIFLSVGHDEYWSGEQRANVEAARDAGVNLAFFSGNEIYWKTRWEPSVDGSNTPYRTLVSYKETWANGPIDPLEPTTTTATWRDPRFGPPINPQGDGYHPENALSGTMYMSNTGGFAIQVPYPYSRDRIWRNTSVASLGPGQTATLAPNTLGYEFDSDVDNGFRPAGLIDLSSTVESVPQKMIDYGNTVAQGTVTHSLTLYRAPSGALVFGAGTVQWAWGLDDDHDGTTSPADPRMQQATVNLFADMGVQPQTLMSGLVPASPSTDTTPPTVTISSPTSSSTLTVASPVTISGTASDVGGVVAGVEVSVDGGQTWHPATGTTSWQYTWTPTTSGQVTLAVRATDDSVNTSSPVTEIVTVAPRGCPCTIWPTSSAPPPPPQITASSGEGAGSPDYSESDPSSVEVGVKFQPTEDGYVTGVRFYKLSTNTGTHVGSLWSSSGQLLATATFTNETTSGWQQVTFATPIAVKAGQTYIASYHAPNGHYAAQPFYFETSGVTSEPLVAPSGPAIGGNGVFAYGSGTIFPNQSYDNTNYWVDVVFVTPDHSVTVSAVTPANGATGAATTNPITATFTGDVDPGSVVFQVSQNGLTINGTTSYDTASRTATFTPSTPLAAGTPYTVTLDARAAASGLPIAPYQWSFTTTNAAPCPCSFWPSAGTPSAAPANDSLSVNLGLRFTPAVNGYVTGVKFYKGVGNGGTHVGSLWTAAGQLLAAATFTNETTTGWQQVNFATPVAVSAGTTYVVSYLAPQGHYTATPNFFTGTLTVGPLTAAATPGNGVFTYAATNAFPSQSYQASNYWVDPIFTNAQLAPQVVATTPAAGATNVDPTAEITITFDKPVTSPSVTVVLDASGAPVSGIVTLSTDGTTVTFTPSSALPAGSVVDVTVQATAAADGVPSNPYAWSFTTAGTAPTCPCALWSESAAPAVAAVDDASSVELGVKFTTSRDGYVSAIKFYKGNGNTGTHVGHLWSADGTLLASVTFTNESATGWQVAVFSSPVPVKAGQTYVASYYAPNGHYAATGGYFNAAYSNGPLTAPSSGGSGGNGVFRYSTGGGFPSSSYNATNYWVDVVFTPPTSGATVATVSPAAGSTGAPTTSPVSLTFSGAVDPSSVALTVTDTGMALTGTLTYDATTYTATWTPAAPFSAGTTYTVNVTAVDPFTGLSIPPYTWSFTTAGDPSGCPCSLWSTALQPNAGEANDPNSVVVGVKFTPTADGYITGIRFYKSTNNTGVHSGSLWTASGQLLARATFANESATGWQTVTFSTPVAVTAGQTYVASYFAPNGHYVASPNYFAAARSAGPLVAPASADVGGNGVYSYSPVDAFPTNTYNATNYWVDVLYTASPPPPPSVPCPCSIWSAATVPVQASVNEGSSVELGLRFETTQAGFITGIRFYKGAGNDGTHTGSLWDADGNLLATVTFTNETASGWQEADFSAPVPVQPGVVYVASYYAPNGHYAADPGYFTSNGVSSGPLVALSSPAAQGNGVYRYGSGGVMPTDSYNATNYWVDVVFTSN from the coding sequence ATGATGGCGCGGATAACGACGAGGTCGCTGCACGTGGCGCGGGTGTTCGCGGCGGCTGCTTTGGCAGCAGGAGGACTGCTCGCTGCACAGCCGGCGGCTTCCGCCGCGACATCGCCGTGCGGACCGGGGAGCAACCCGATCGTCTGCGAGAACTCCAAACCGGGGACCCCGGAGAGCGTCTGGGACGTGACCGGCGTCGGCGATCCGACCATCCAGGGTTTCGCCACCGACATGAGCGTGAACATCGGCCAGACCGAGTACTTCAAAATTTCGACCGACGCGTCCGCATACACGATCGACATTTACCGCCTGGGCTGGTATGGCGGCGACGGAGCGCGCAAGATTGCGAGCATCACGCCGTCGGCGGCCTTGCCGCAGAATCAGCCGGCCTGCATCACCGATCCGGCCACCCAGTTGGTCGACTGCGGAGACTGGGCCGTCTCGGCCTCCTGGACGGTACCAACCACGGCCGTCTCCGGGGTGTACCTGGCGGTTCTCACCCGGACCGACACCGGCGGGCAGAGTCAGATTCCCTTTGTCGTCCGCGACGACTCGAGCCACTCCGACATCGTCTTCCAGACGTCGGACACCACCTGGGAGGCGTACAACACCTACGGCGGTGCGGACTTCTACACCGGGAGCAACGGCCGGGCATACAAGATCAGCTACAATCGGCCGTTCTCGACGCGGGGCGACAACGACGGCCGTGATTACTTGTTCAGCAACGAATATCCGATGATCCGCTTCCTGGAGCGGAATGGATACGACGTCAGTTACATTTCCGGCGTTGACACTGCGCGCAACGGCAGCCTGCTCCTCAACCATCGCATCTTCTTATCGGTCGGACATGACGAGTACTGGTCGGGCGAACAGCGTGCGAACGTCGAAGCGGCCCGCGACGCCGGCGTCAATCTCGCCTTCTTCAGCGGCAACGAAATTTATTGGAAGACTCGGTGGGAACCCAGCGTTGACGGCTCGAACACGCCGTACCGCACGCTGGTCAGTTACAAGGAGACCTGGGCGAACGGGCCCATCGACCCGTTGGAACCGACGACGACCACCGCCACCTGGCGGGACCCGCGTTTTGGCCCACCGATCAATCCGCAAGGTGACGGGTATCACCCGGAAAATGCGTTGAGCGGCACCATGTACATGTCGAATACCGGCGGCTTCGCCATTCAGGTGCCGTACCCGTACAGCAGGGATCGCATCTGGCGGAACACGTCGGTGGCCAGCCTTGGTCCCGGTCAGACCGCGACCTTGGCGCCCAACACCCTCGGATACGAATTCGACTCCGATGTCGACAACGGCTTCCGACCCGCCGGCCTCATCGACTTGTCATCAACCGTCGAGTCCGTCCCACAGAAAATGATTGACTACGGAAACACCGTGGCGCAGGGCACGGTCACCCACAGTCTCACCTTGTATCGGGCACCGAGCGGGGCGCTCGTTTTCGGCGCCGGCACGGTGCAGTGGGCGTGGGGACTTGACGACGATCACGATGGTACGACGTCGCCTGCCGACCCGCGCATGCAGCAGGCCACAGTGAACCTTTTCGCGGACATGGGCGTACAACCTCAGACGCTGATGAGCGGACTGGTGCCGGCGTCGCCATCCACGGACACCACGCCGCCGACGGTGACGATTTCGTCGCCGACGTCGTCGAGCACCCTGACGGTCGCCAGCCCCGTGACGATTTCCGGAACGGCAAGTGACGTTGGTGGAGTGGTCGCCGGGGTCGAGGTGTCGGTGGACGGCGGGCAAACGTGGCACCCCGCGACAGGAACGACGTCCTGGCAGTACACGTGGACGCCGACGACATCGGGGCAGGTGACGCTCGCGGTTCGGGCAACCGATGACTCGGTGAATACGTCCTCGCCGGTGACAGAAATCGTCACCGTCGCGCCCCGCGGCTGCCCGTGCACGATCTGGCCAACATCGTCGGCGCCGCCGCCACCCCCGCAGATAACGGCGTCCAGCGGCGAGGGTGCGGGATCGCCGGACTATTCCGAAAGCGACCCGTCGTCCGTCGAGGTCGGGGTCAAATTCCAGCCGACGGAGGACGGTTACGTGACCGGCGTGCGGTTCTACAAGCTGTCGACCAACACGGGAACGCATGTCGGGAGCTTGTGGAGCAGCTCAGGCCAACTGCTGGCGACGGCGACGTTCACTAATGAAACCACGTCCGGCTGGCAGCAGGTCACTTTCGCCACGCCCATCGCGGTGAAAGCGGGGCAGACGTATATCGCCTCGTACCACGCGCCGAACGGTCACTACGCCGCGCAACCGTTCTACTTCGAGACGTCCGGCGTCACCAGCGAGCCGCTCGTTGCACCGAGCGGCCCCGCGATAGGCGGCAACGGGGTTTTCGCCTACGGCTCAGGCACGATTTTCCCGAACCAGTCATACGACAACACGAACTACTGGGTTGACGTGGTCTTCGTCACGCCGGACCACAGTGTCACGGTCTCGGCGGTGACTCCCGCCAACGGTGCGACCGGTGCCGCGACGACAAATCCGATCACCGCAACCTTCACCGGCGATGTCGACCCCGGTTCGGTCGTCTTCCAGGTAAGTCAGAATGGTCTGACCATCAACGGCACGACGTCGTATGACACCGCCAGCCGCACCGCGACCTTCACGCCAAGCACGCCCCTCGCCGCCGGCACGCCGTACACCGTCACGCTTGATGCACGCGCCGCGGCGAGCGGACTCCCGATCGCGCCCTACCAGTGGTCGTTCACCACGACAAATGCCGCGCCGTGCCCATGCTCGTTCTGGCCGTCGGCGGGTACGCCGTCGGCAGCCCCGGCTAACGACTCGTTGAGCGTCAATCTGGGCCTTCGCTTCACGCCGGCGGTCAACGGATATGTGACCGGGGTGAAGTTCTACAAGGGCGTGGGGAACGGCGGTACCCACGTGGGAAGCCTGTGGACCGCGGCCGGTCAGCTTCTCGCGGCGGCGACGTTCACCAACGAGACGACGACCGGTTGGCAACAGGTCAATTTCGCGACGCCGGTCGCGGTGAGTGCCGGGACGACGTACGTCGTCTCCTACCTGGCACCGCAAGGTCACTACACCGCGACCCCGAACTTCTTCACCGGTACGCTGACCGTGGGTCCGCTCACCGCCGCCGCGACCCCGGGGAACGGTGTATTCACGTATGCTGCGACGAACGCTTTTCCGTCCCAGTCCTATCAAGCGAGCAATTACTGGGTGGATCCGATTTTCACCAACGCGCAGCTGGCCCCGCAGGTTGTTGCGACGACTCCAGCCGCCGGCGCAACGAATGTGGACCCGACGGCGGAAATCACCATTACGTTTGACAAACCGGTCACCTCGCCGAGCGTGACCGTGGTGCTTGACGCGAGTGGAGCGCCGGTATCGGGCATCGTGACGTTGAGCACCGACGGCACCACCGTGACCTTCACGCCCAGCAGCGCGCTGCCCGCTGGCTCGGTAGTCGACGTCACCGTGCAGGCGACCGCCGCTGCGGATGGGGTGCCTTCCAACCCGTACGCGTGGTCGTTCACCACTGCCGGGACGGCGCCGACGTGCCCATGCGCCTTGTGGAGCGAGTCAGCGGCGCCGGCAGTTGCGGCTGTCGACGACGCCAGCAGTGTGGAACTCGGCGTGAAATTCACGACCAGCCGAGATGGCTACGTGTCCGCCATCAAGTTCTACAAGGGGAACGGGAACACGGGGACGCACGTCGGACATCTGTGGTCCGCTGACGGCACGTTGCTCGCGTCCGTCACCTTCACCAACGAAAGCGCGACCGGATGGCAGGTCGCCGTCTTCTCGTCGCCGGTGCCGGTAAAGGCCGGGCAAACCTATGTCGCCTCGTATTACGCGCCGAACGGGCATTACGCCGCAACGGGCGGGTACTTCAACGCCGCGTATTCGAACGGCCCGCTGACGGCGCCGAGCTCGGGCGGCAGCGGCGGCAACGGTGTCTTCCGTTACAGCACGGGCGGCGGATTCCCGTCGAGCAGCTACAACGCCACGAATTACTGGGTGGACGTCGTCTTCACACCGCCGACCAGCGGCGCAACCGTTGCAACGGTCAGCCCCGCCGCCGGGTCGACCGGCGCACCCACGACATCACCGGTGTCGCTGACGTTCAGCGGCGCGGTCGACCCGTCATCGGTGGCACTGACGGTCACCGACACCGGCATGGCCCTGACCGGCACGCTCACGTACGACGCGACCACCTACACGGCCACGTGGACACCGGCCGCGCCATTCAGCGCCGGTACCACGTACACCGTGAACGTGACGGCGGTGGATCCGTTCACCGGCCTCTCGATACCGCCCTACACGTGGTCGTTCACGACAGCGGGCGATCCAAGCGGTTGTCCATGCTCGCTCTGGTCCACCGCGCTGCAACCGAACGCCGGCGAGGCGAACGACCCGAACAGTGTTGTGGTCGGTGTGAAATTCACGCCAACTGCAGATGGGTACATCACCGGTATTCGCTTCTACAAATCAACGAACAATACCGGCGTGCACAGCGGAAGCCTGTGGACGGCAAGCGGTCAGCTGCTGGCGCGGGCGACCTTCGCGAACGAGTCTGCGACCGGCTGGCAGACCGTTACGTTCAGCACCCCGGTGGCGGTGACAGCCGGACAAACGTACGTCGCCTCGTATTTCGCGCCAAACGGCCACTACGTTGCGTCGCCGAATTACTTCGCGGCCGCACGCTCGGCGGGTCCGCTCGTCGCGCCGGCGTCAGCGGATGTCGGCGGTAACGGCGTCTACAGCTACAGTCCCGTCGATGCCTTCCCGACGAACACGTACAACGCGACGAATTACTGGGTGGACGTGCTTTACACGGCGTCACCGCCTCCGCCGCCGTCTGTGCCGTGTCCGTGCTCCATATGGTCAGCCGCCACCGTACCGGTCCAAGCGTCCGTCAACGAAGGCAGTTCCGTCGAGCTTGGGCTCCGCTTTGAAACCACCCAGGCCGGGTTCATCACGGGCATCCGGTTCTACAAGGGAGCCGGCAACGACGGAACGCACACGGGCAGTCTGTGGGATGCCGACGGGAACCTGCTTGCCACGGTGACGTTCACCAACGAGACGGCGAGCGGCTGGCAGGAGGCTGACTTCAGTGCGCCGGTGCCGGTTCAGCCGGGGGTGGTGTATGTCGCCTCGTACTACGCGCCGAACGGCCATTACGCAGCCGATCCGGGATATTTCACGAGCAACGGCGTCAGTTCGGGACCGCTCGTTGCGCTCTCGTCCCCGGCAGCGCAGGGCAACGGCGTCTACCGCTACGGAAGCGGTGGGGTCATGCCGACCGATTCATACAATGCGACCAACTACTGGGTCGATGTCGTCTTCACGTCCAACTGA
- a CDS encoding DegT/DnrJ/EryC1/StrS family aminotransferase, which translates to MPIPLVDLTWQHSVIEPQVLPTLLDVMRRGAFIGGAAVEEFEADFARYCEVTHCVGVANGTDAIEIALRALHIGPGDEVIVPTNTFVATVEAVLRAGAIPRLVDCDDEYLLIDPRGVEAAISPRTRAVIAVHLYGQVAPMRDLAKIAEKHNLALIEDAAQCQGARLDGRRAGGLGHIAATSFYPGKNLGAYGDGGAVLTDDEGLARYARRLANHGSARKYHHPDIGFNSRLDALQAVILREKLRRLDDWNALRQEIAVYYSERLAEIDEVRVPTVRPGNEHVWHLYVIRIPRRDSVLAALNRAGIGAAVHYPIPVHLQPGYVGLGYRAGDFPVAERAATQILSLPIFPGMTTSQCDVVIDTLREALTVGETSPGDGSPLAHETGAVR; encoded by the coding sequence ATGCCGATTCCGCTCGTCGACCTTACGTGGCAGCACAGTGTCATCGAGCCGCAGGTTTTGCCGACGCTGCTCGATGTCATGCGGCGCGGCGCTTTTATCGGAGGTGCCGCCGTCGAGGAATTCGAAGCGGACTTTGCCCGCTACTGCGAGGTGACGCATTGCGTCGGAGTGGCCAACGGTACCGACGCGATCGAAATCGCTCTCCGCGCTCTGCATATCGGACCCGGCGATGAGGTCATCGTGCCGACCAACACTTTCGTCGCCACGGTGGAAGCCGTCCTGCGCGCGGGTGCGATTCCCCGGCTTGTCGATTGCGACGACGAGTACCTGCTCATCGACCCACGCGGGGTGGAAGCGGCAATCTCGCCGCGTACCAGGGCGGTCATTGCCGTGCACTTGTACGGCCAGGTCGCTCCGATGCGCGACCTGGCGAAGATTGCGGAGAAACACAATCTCGCTCTCATCGAAGACGCCGCCCAGTGCCAAGGCGCCCGACTGGACGGCCGCCGTGCCGGCGGTCTTGGGCATATCGCCGCGACCAGCTTCTATCCAGGGAAGAATCTCGGAGCCTACGGCGACGGGGGAGCCGTTCTCACTGATGACGAGGGGCTCGCCCGATACGCGCGCCGGCTCGCCAATCACGGAAGCGCGCGGAAGTACCACCATCCGGATATCGGGTTCAATTCCCGATTGGACGCCCTGCAGGCGGTGATACTCCGCGAAAAATTGCGCCGGCTTGACGACTGGAACGCCCTGCGTCAAGAGATCGCGGTATACTACAGCGAGCGGCTCGCTGAGATCGACGAGGTGCGGGTGCCGACGGTCCGCCCGGGCAATGAACACGTGTGGCACCTGTACGTCATCCGAATTCCGCGCCGTGACTCCGTCCTTGCGGCGTTGAACCGAGCCGGTATCGGTGCCGCGGTGCATTACCCGATACCAGTGCACCTGCAACCCGGGTATGTGGGATTGGGCTATCGTGCGGGTGACTTTCCTGTCGCGGAGCGGGCGGCGACGCAGATTCTCTCCCTTCCGATCTTTCCGGGCATGACGACGTCGCAGTGTGACGTGGTCATCGACACTCTTCGCGAGGCGTTGACCGTCGGTGAGACATCACCCGGCGATGGCTCGCCGTTGGCTCACGAGACAGGAGCGGTTCGATGA
- a CDS encoding acetyltransferase: MTRPLVIAGSGGLAREAVQAVHAVNAERATWQLLGFLDDDATRHGTVIDGVPVLGPITADSIPETAQVLLATGRPSDFSSRYRLARRLSLPAERYATVVHPSACLAADTVLGAGCLVLAGVVATAAVRLGAHVAVMPRAVFTHDDVVADFATICAGATFGGSVQIDTGAYVGAGALVRENLRIGAWALVGMGSVVTVDVPAGEIWYGTPARRAGFTTPLGVELVRTG; encoded by the coding sequence ATGACCCGGCCGCTCGTCATTGCCGGCTCCGGTGGGCTCGCCCGCGAGGCGGTCCAGGCGGTGCATGCCGTGAACGCCGAGCGCGCGACGTGGCAGCTCCTCGGCTTTCTCGACGATGACGCAACCCGCCACGGTACGGTGATCGACGGGGTGCCGGTCCTCGGACCGATCACCGCCGACAGCATCCCGGAAACGGCCCAGGTGCTTCTCGCGACCGGCCGGCCTAGTGACTTCTCCAGCCGTTACCGGCTTGCCCGTCGCCTCTCCTTGCCGGCGGAACGGTACGCGACGGTCGTGCATCCCAGCGCCTGCTTGGCCGCCGACACGGTTCTTGGTGCTGGATGCCTCGTCCTGGCGGGTGTCGTCGCCACGGCGGCGGTCCGCCTCGGCGCACACGTCGCCGTCATGCCGCGTGCGGTTTTCACGCACGACGACGTCGTCGCGGATTTCGCCACGATTTGCGCCGGCGCGACGTTCGGCGGCTCGGTGCAGATTGACACCGGCGCTTACGTCGGCGCTGGCGCGCTGGTTCGGGAAAACCTGCGGATCGGCGCGTGGGCGCTGGTCGGGATGGGGTCAGTGGTTACGGTGGACGTCCCTGCCGGCGAGATCTGGTATGGCACGCCGGCCCGGCGCGCCGGTTTCACCACTCCGCTCGGTGTCGAACTCGTAAGGACGGGGTGA
- a CDS encoding SDR family NAD(P)-dependent oxidoreductase — protein MRGCRALVTGGAGTIGSTIVDQLIAAGASRVVVLDNFVRGRRENLVAACASGRVEVIEGDIRDPAVVRDAVAGTDLVFHQAAIRITQCAEEPRLAFDVLATGTFNVVEAAVAAGVDKVVAASSASVYGLAESFPTEETHHPYHNRTLYGAIKTFNEGLLRSFNDMYGLKYVALRYFNVYGPRMDAFGVYTEVLIRWAKRIAAGEPPIIEGDGLQTMDFVHVADVARANLLAAAAPVSDEVINVASGTETSLRELADALLAAMGSDLRPEFAPARRVNNVTRRLASTRKAKELLGFEARISLADGLHDLVRWLQAEGVIPVRVA, from the coding sequence TTGCGCGGTTGTCGGGCCTTGGTGACGGGCGGTGCTGGAACGATCGGCTCGACCATCGTGGACCAGCTCATAGCGGCCGGTGCGTCGCGGGTCGTGGTGCTGGACAATTTCGTCCGCGGTCGTCGGGAGAATCTCGTCGCCGCATGCGCGTCCGGCCGGGTTGAGGTCATCGAGGGCGATATTCGGGATCCGGCGGTGGTCCGCGACGCCGTCGCCGGGACGGACCTTGTCTTTCACCAAGCGGCGATTCGTATCACGCAGTGTGCGGAAGAACCACGGCTTGCGTTCGATGTGCTGGCGACGGGGACGTTCAATGTCGTCGAGGCCGCCGTTGCAGCCGGGGTTGACAAGGTCGTCGCCGCGTCGTCGGCTTCGGTGTACGGGCTGGCGGAGAGTTTCCCAACGGAAGAAACGCACCATCCGTACCACAACCGAACGCTGTACGGCGCCATCAAGACCTTCAACGAGGGGCTGCTACGCAGCTTCAACGACATGTACGGGCTCAAGTATGTCGCGCTGCGGTATTTCAACGTGTACGGCCCGCGCATGGACGCCTTCGGCGTCTATACGGAAGTACTGATCCGTTGGGCGAAACGCATCGCCGCCGGTGAGCCGCCCATCATCGAAGGCGACGGATTGCAGACCATGGACTTCGTGCACGTCGCGGATGTGGCGCGGGCGAACCTTCTTGCTGCTGCGGCTCCGGTGAGCGACGAAGTGATTAATGTCGCCTCCGGAACGGAAACCAGTCTGCGCGAGCTGGCCGATGCCCTTCTCGCAGCGATGGGCAGCGATCTGCGTCCGGAATTCGCCCCGGCACGGCGGGTCAACAACGTCACCCGGCGGTTGGCGAGCACGCGCAAGGCGAAGGAATTGCTCGGCTTTGAGGCCCGCATCAGCCTCGCTGACGGTTTGCACGACTTGGTGCGGTGGCTCCAGGCCGAGGGTGTCATTCCGGTGAGGGTCGCATGA